The Candidatus Omnitrophota bacterium genomic interval ATTGAGGGGGTTTTGTCTAATAGAACCAGCCGCAAGTCTCCTGGCAAATCCGATCGGCCCCCTGTGGTAGATCCTGTGCGCCCAATAAAGATAATTAGATGATATCTCCATCCATGACGGCGCGCCAAATACACCGAACACTTCTTTTTTCATTTTCTCGAAAGCGTGAGCATCGCCTTTCTGAAGAACATCTTTGCCGTTCTCCCGCCTTTGAATCGCAAGGCGTTTTGCTATCTGCGAATATCCCAGTTGCCGTTTTCTCTCCCTTATGGTGCCTCTCGCCAGATGAACACGATGTAAATGCAGGACTTCGGGAACGTTGCAGAGCCGGGTCACTTCCTGCAAGCGAAGAAAAAGATCGTAATCAACGGCTCTCTTGAACTCTTTTCTATATCCGCCCACACTTTCTATAACACCACGCCTGAACATGCAGGTGCTATGGGATATCTGGCTGGGATCTTCAAGCATATCCCCGATATCGCCGGGCTTCTGGAGAGGTTCGCTGATATCCATTATTATGCCTTCGCCGTCTATGTACTGCTGAAAAGTCCCGCATCCGCCGTATTCGGAATGCTCTTCTAGAAAACGCAACTGCTCGCCCAAACGTGCCGGCAACGAAACATCATCTCCGTCCATAACAGCAACGTAAGGGGCAGAAGAGAGTCCGAAAGCACGATTCCTTGATAAAGATATTCCTTCATTAGACGCGTTCCTGAAATATTTGATCCGTCCGTCTTTTTCAGCATATGTTCGCAAAATCTCCGGTGTTGAGTCACTGGACCCATCATCGACCACTATGAACTCTAGATCCCGGAGGTCTTGCCGCAATACGCTCTCCACACACTGGGCGATATGTTTTTCCCCGTTATAAACAGCCGTAAGCACGCTTACTAACGGACCGTTGTCCTGTTTTTGCTTATCTTCTCTCATTTCGCTACCTTCTTAAGCACAAAGAACCTGTGCAAGGGGTTTTCAAATACCCTGTAAGTGCTTTCTATCATAAATCCTGAGGCGCTTATATCCTTTCTGATACGGTCCAGTGAATATCCCTTCTCGCCTATGTTCCAGTAATGGCCCATGCCCCTGTCAGTATGTTCCGGCGTCCCCATCTGAAATTTAGGGATCATGAACCTGAACCACCCGATAATAGGAAGATCAGCGAAAACCCTGAATACCGGCCTCACTTCCGGAATGGATATAATGACCCACTGCCGGGATAGCCTGCCTAACTCTTTAAGGGCAGCTGTAAAATCTTCATATTCAATATGCTCGAGCACCTCAAAACACACTGATACATCGAAACTTTCATCACCGAGAGGCATCTTCCTCACGTCAGCCGTAATATCAGGTGAAAGAGCCGGGTCGATATCCGCGGTCGTAACATCCACCCCCCTTTTTTCAAGGTATTGCTCAAGAAAACCTCCTCCGGAACCTACCACCAGCACACTTCTGGGGTTGCGTTTAAGCGTTTCATCGGCCTGGTGCCAGTAACTGGCAAACCTTTCCTTCGTATCATATTCCCGGGAAAGGTAATGTCCCCGCTCTTCGGGCTTTATTCCCATTTATGTGCTCCTTATCCTTTTCCGAACCATCTCCACCACCTTGAATGAGGTCAATCTATCGCATATTAATAATCCCACGGTGTAAATCAACACACCGCAAACTGCAGAAACCAAGAAAGATAAAAGATCATTGTCTTTCAAAAGTTCCCTGACTAGGAGGACGAACCCGCTCATCAAGATCGTAAGCGCGACTCCCCATGCGGGCTTGATCAGAAGTTCGACCTTTTCTACCCTGAGCATATCACTGACGCTGAGAAGAAAACCGAGAAGAGCCGCACCGATACTTAGACAGACCGAAAGAGCAATACCTGTAAGCCCCATGATCCGCATTAACGGATAAATAGTTACTGCCAGAACGAACAACCTGATCGCCTGGCATCGTGTATCCAGTTGCGGACGCCCTAACGCGATAAACGTCGTTCCTATCATAGCTGAAACAGCCCTCAGGAAACCCGCGGCGGCCAGAACTTTCATGGACGGTATCATCGGCACCCATTTATCGCCAAGCACTGAGCGCGTAAAAACACCCGCTAAAAGGAATATCCCCGCCGATAAAGGCAGTGCAACCGCAATGGTAAGCTGCAATAACTGGATGAAGGCACTTCTCAATCTTGCTAAATCCCCCTGCATCTTGGAAAATACCGGGAACATCACCTGAGACATCGTATGAGCGATCTCGGTAGCAGGCGCGTTCGAAAGATGGTACGCCATTTGGTAAAAGCCCAGTGCCGTAATCCCCAGAACCCTGCCTACAAATGCGTCATCTCCCTGCGTAACCAGAAAAACCAGGATACTGGAACCGAATAGCCACTTCCCGAAATTTAACATCTCCTTGACCTTGTCCGCCTTAAAACGCAATGTGGGCCTGTAAGACTGCATCAGGTACGAAGCAACGGTGGTCACCAGAACGCCGGAAAGCGACCCCCATACAAGCGCCCATACATTTCTAAAAAGTATCGCAAGAGTGACGGAAATGCTTATATTGGCCGCGAGCCCGATCGACTCCAGAGCGAATTTTCTCTCAAAACGCAGTTCCTTCTGAAAATATACCACTCCCGGGTTCTTAAGGCCCGTAAGAAGTTCCATCAAGGCGAGTACACGTATGACGGAAACAGCCTCCTGACTTTTGAAGAAAGCCCCCACAACCGGGGCGACCGTAAACAAAACAGCAAAAAGCAACAGAGACCTGAGGATCTGAACGGTCCAGGCGGAATCAAGATAGCTGCGGATATCTTCCTTTTTCTGTATCAGGGCCGCCTCGATGCCCGTTTTGGAAAAAGTCTCAAGCGTGTTTATAGCAAGCACAGCGACTCCCATAAGACCGAAATCGTTCGGCGCGAGAAGCCGGGCAAGGATCACTGTTTTCAGCAATCCCATGCCTCTTTGCGCAAGCTTGAACGAGAACAGCCATGACGCCCCTTTCACCGCCATAGTGCCAAGAGACTTCTGTTCATGCTGGCGCATAGATTCCATATCTTTTTCAAAAGACTTCTCGTTCAACATAATAGATTCATTCCGCTACTGAGCAAAACACATTATTCCCAAGAAAGAGGCCGGCCCTCTAGAGCTAACCTCACCCCCTTTTCCATATAATAATCAAGAATTTTCCGATAGATAGTCCTCGGCAAGGCTATACCTCTCCTGTCAAGCGTATCCCCCGCCTTTAATAACAAAGGATATACGGCATCCTTAAGGCGGCACTTAATCGCCCCGGCCGGCATGGATGCCAGAACTGCTTCGGGATGTTTTCTGGTGAATAAAACAGCATAATATCCCCTGTTAAGATTGCGTCTGCAATATTCTTCCAAATACGCCGGATGATGATTGAATATAACTGCTTTTTCGTTGTATTTTATTTCCAGGCCCGCCTTGGAAAGCCTGTACCCCAGCTCTATATCCTCGGAAAAATATTTGAATTCCGGATCGAACATGCCGTTATTAACAATAAATCTTTTCTTCGCCGACAGGTTGAAAGTTATGAACCCCTTGTATAGGTCGACGTCATTACCTCCTTTCTTCCTGTGAACTGAATCAAAGAACCTCTCCGAAGTATCTTTGACATAATGTCCAAAGGGCGTAGCGAAAGACCTTTCGTCCCTAACCTCCCGGCCGACCACCACTACTCTTTCATCAGGCCATTCCCGGTGCCACTGGACATGTTCCTCCAATAACCGCTCATCCGCTATGGTATCGTCTTCCAGAAAAAGCACCAGAGGACTTTCCGCATTCTCCAGACTGACATTACGGACCACGGATGTACCCATGTTCTCCTCCCTGCGTATATATTTTATGTCGCAGGTTGTCCTGTCGAGAACACCCTTCATATAATCCACGGTACCGTCCGTGGAACCATCATCCACAACCACGACCTCGAACTTCTCATGAGGATAAGTTTGTCTCTCAAGGGATTTAATGACGCGGTTAAGTATGTCCTTGCGGTTATAGGTAATTATGCTTACTGATATGTCCTTCATTTCAAACCTCCATCCAGGAAAC includes:
- a CDS encoding glycosyltransferase, coding for MREDKQKQDNGPLVSVLTAVYNGEKHIAQCVESVLRQDLRDLEFIVVDDGSSDSTPEILRTYAEKDGRIKYFRNASNEGISLSRNRAFGLSSAPYVAVMDGDDVSLPARLGEQLRFLEEHSEYGGCGTFQQYIDGEGIIMDISEPLQKPGDIGDMLEDPSQISHSTCMFRRGVIESVGGYRKEFKRAVDYDLFLRLQEVTRLCNVPEVLHLHRVHLARGTIRERKRQLGYSQIAKRLAIQRRENGKDVLQKGDAHAFEKMKKEVFGVFGAPSWMEISSNYLYWAHRIYHRGPIGFARRLAAGSIRQNPLNAKAWLYIGFLYLPEKFRAVLVGAKRFFAGTWRKES
- a CDS encoding methyltransferase domain-containing protein — its product is MGIKPEERGHYLSREYDTKERFASYWHQADETLKRNPRSVLVVGSGGGFLEQYLEKRGVDVTTADIDPALSPDITADVRKMPLGDESFDVSVCFEVLEHIEYEDFTAALKELGRLSRQWVIISIPEVRPVFRVFADLPIIGWFRFMIPKFQMGTPEHTDRGMGHYWNIGEKGYSLDRIRKDISASGFMIESTYRVFENPLHRFFVLKKVAK
- a CDS encoding oligosaccharide flippase family protein, with amino-acid sequence MLNEKSFEKDMESMRQHEQKSLGTMAVKGASWLFSFKLAQRGMGLLKTVILARLLAPNDFGLMGVAVLAINTLETFSKTGIEAALIQKKEDIRSYLDSAWTVQILRSLLLFAVLFTVAPVVGAFFKSQEAVSVIRVLALMELLTGLKNPGVVYFQKELRFERKFALESIGLAANISISVTLAILFRNVWALVWGSLSGVLVTTVASYLMQSYRPTLRFKADKVKEMLNFGKWLFGSSILVFLVTQGDDAFVGRVLGITALGFYQMAYHLSNAPATEIAHTMSQVMFPVFSKMQGDLARLRSAFIQLLQLTIAVALPLSAGIFLLAGVFTRSVLGDKWVPMIPSMKVLAAAGFLRAVSAMIGTTFIALGRPQLDTRCQAIRLFVLAVTIYPLMRIMGLTGIALSVCLSIGAALLGFLLSVSDMLRVEKVELLIKPAWGVALTILMSGFVLLVRELLKDNDLLSFLVSAVCGVLIYTVGLLICDRLTSFKVVEMVRKRIRST
- a CDS encoding glycosyltransferase, with the protein product MKDISVSIITYNRKDILNRVIKSLERQTYPHEKFEVVVVDDGSTDGTVDYMKGVLDRTTCDIKYIRREENMGTSVVRNVSLENAESPLVLFLEDDTIADERLLEEHVQWHREWPDERVVVVGREVRDERSFATPFGHYVKDTSERFFDSVHRKKGGNDVDLYKGFITFNLSAKKRFIVNNGMFDPEFKYFSEDIELGYRLSKAGLEIKYNEKAVIFNHHPAYLEEYCRRNLNRGYYAVLFTRKHPEAVLASMPAGAIKCRLKDAVYPLLLKAGDTLDRRGIALPRTIYRKILDYYMEKGVRLALEGRPLSWE